One genomic segment of Osmia bicornis bicornis chromosome 16, iOsmBic2.1, whole genome shotgun sequence includes these proteins:
- the LOC114872257 gene encoding carbonic anhydrase 1 isoform X1, producing MYSRMWYANSLFHLLNHWFPDFRLRIEEITFHSCPPFKRLYTATGADWTYSGEHGPEHWPGLCTIGKKQSPINVVTEDAVKTDLGKLKFIRYSFAFSVEVTNNGHSVKIQLDGAPIHLEGANLPNSYILEQMHFHWPAEHTIDENRDVLELHFVHYSNKYNNTSMAAQYDKGIAVVATLFELSNEDNMDIMPIIKATELVSKGVGKTTELKGTKVIPFLFLPKDHTTYYHYDGSLTTPGCQESVMWFILSEKLSISEPQLNVFKNVGTENGTLSFNYRPTQPLEERTVYHHLEGYSAASTLPSNLLLTCLSLLLCKLLHSK from the exons ATGTACAGTAGGATGTGGTACGCTAATAGTTTGTTCCATTTACTCAATCATTGGTTTCCGGACTTTCGTTTGCGTATCGAAGAAATCACGTTTCATAGTTGCCCACCATTCAAAC GTTTATATACAGCAACTGGAGCTGACTGGACTTATTCGGGTGAACATG GTCCAGAACATTGGCCAGGGTTATGCACGATAGGAAAGAAACAATCGCCAATTAACGTTGTCACTGAAGATGCTGTAAAAACGGATCTCGGTAAACTGAAATTTATAAGATACAGTTTTGCATTTTCTGTGGAGGTCACCAATAATGGTCATTCTG TAAAAATACAATTGGATGGTGCACCTATTCATTTGGAAGGAGCAAACCTTCCAAACTCGTACATTTTGGAACAAATGCATTTTCATTGGCCTGCTGAGCACACTATAGACGAGAATCGTGATGTCTTAGAGCTACATTTTGTGCACTATAGCAATAAGTATAACAATACTAGTATGGCAGCACAATATGATAAGGGTATTGCTGTGGTTGCTACTTTATTCGAG tTGAGCAACGAAGACAATATGGACATAATGCCAATTATAAAAGCGACGGAATTAGTTTCAAAAGGTGTGGGCAAAACCACAGAATTAAAGGGAACTAAAGTAATACCCTTCTTGTTCTTACCAAAGGACCACACTACTTATTATCATTATGATGGCTCCTTAACCACTCCAGGATGTCAGGAATCTGTAATGTGGTTTATTTTATCTGAGAAACTATCGATCTCAGAGCCACAG ttAAATGTTTTTAAGAATGTTGGAACGGAAAATGGCACGTTAAGCTTCAATTATAGACCAACTCAACCCCTTGAAGAGAGGACAGTGTACCATCATCTGGAGGGGTATTCTGCAGCATCCACCCTCCCATCTAATTTACTCTTGACCTGTCTCAGTTTATTATTATGTAAACTGTTGCACtcaaaataa
- the LOC114872257 gene encoding carbonic anhydrase 1 isoform X3: MKSSCIIVVTVIGLYTATGADWTYSGEHGPEHWPGLCTIGKKQSPINVVTEDAVKTDLGKLKFIRYSFAFSVEVTNNGHSVKIQLDGAPIHLEGANLPNSYILEQMHFHWPAEHTIDENRDVLELHFVHYSNKYNNTSMAAQYDKGIAVVATLFELSNEDNMDIMPIIKATELVSKGVGKTTELKGTKVIPFLFLPKDHTTYYHYDGSLTTPGCQESVMWFILSEKLSISEPQLNVFKNVGTENGTLSFNYRPTQPLEERTVYHHLEGYSAASTLPSNLLLTCLSLLLCKLLHSK; the protein is encoded by the exons GTTTATATACAGCAACTGGAGCTGACTGGACTTATTCGGGTGAACATG GTCCAGAACATTGGCCAGGGTTATGCACGATAGGAAAGAAACAATCGCCAATTAACGTTGTCACTGAAGATGCTGTAAAAACGGATCTCGGTAAACTGAAATTTATAAGATACAGTTTTGCATTTTCTGTGGAGGTCACCAATAATGGTCATTCTG TAAAAATACAATTGGATGGTGCACCTATTCATTTGGAAGGAGCAAACCTTCCAAACTCGTACATTTTGGAACAAATGCATTTTCATTGGCCTGCTGAGCACACTATAGACGAGAATCGTGATGTCTTAGAGCTACATTTTGTGCACTATAGCAATAAGTATAACAATACTAGTATGGCAGCACAATATGATAAGGGTATTGCTGTGGTTGCTACTTTATTCGAG tTGAGCAACGAAGACAATATGGACATAATGCCAATTATAAAAGCGACGGAATTAGTTTCAAAAGGTGTGGGCAAAACCACAGAATTAAAGGGAACTAAAGTAATACCCTTCTTGTTCTTACCAAAGGACCACACTACTTATTATCATTATGATGGCTCCTTAACCACTCCAGGATGTCAGGAATCTGTAATGTGGTTTATTTTATCTGAGAAACTATCGATCTCAGAGCCACAG ttAAATGTTTTTAAGAATGTTGGAACGGAAAATGGCACGTTAAGCTTCAATTATAGACCAACTCAACCCCTTGAAGAGAGGACAGTGTACCATCATCTGGAGGGGTATTCTGCAGCATCCACCCTCCCATCTAATTTACTCTTGACCTGTCTCAGTTTATTATTATGTAAACTGTTGCACtcaaaataa
- the LOC114872257 gene encoding carbonic anhydrase 1 isoform X2, whose protein sequence is MGLQYFIFLLTFFYSGLYTATGADWTYSGEHGPEHWPGLCTIGKKQSPINVVTEDAVKTDLGKLKFIRYSFAFSVEVTNNGHSVKIQLDGAPIHLEGANLPNSYILEQMHFHWPAEHTIDENRDVLELHFVHYSNKYNNTSMAAQYDKGIAVVATLFELSNEDNMDIMPIIKATELVSKGVGKTTELKGTKVIPFLFLPKDHTTYYHYDGSLTTPGCQESVMWFILSEKLSISEPQLNVFKNVGTENGTLSFNYRPTQPLEERTVYHHLEGYSAASTLPSNLLLTCLSLLLCKLLHSK, encoded by the exons GTTTATATACAGCAACTGGAGCTGACTGGACTTATTCGGGTGAACATG GTCCAGAACATTGGCCAGGGTTATGCACGATAGGAAAGAAACAATCGCCAATTAACGTTGTCACTGAAGATGCTGTAAAAACGGATCTCGGTAAACTGAAATTTATAAGATACAGTTTTGCATTTTCTGTGGAGGTCACCAATAATGGTCATTCTG TAAAAATACAATTGGATGGTGCACCTATTCATTTGGAAGGAGCAAACCTTCCAAACTCGTACATTTTGGAACAAATGCATTTTCATTGGCCTGCTGAGCACACTATAGACGAGAATCGTGATGTCTTAGAGCTACATTTTGTGCACTATAGCAATAAGTATAACAATACTAGTATGGCAGCACAATATGATAAGGGTATTGCTGTGGTTGCTACTTTATTCGAG tTGAGCAACGAAGACAATATGGACATAATGCCAATTATAAAAGCGACGGAATTAGTTTCAAAAGGTGTGGGCAAAACCACAGAATTAAAGGGAACTAAAGTAATACCCTTCTTGTTCTTACCAAAGGACCACACTACTTATTATCATTATGATGGCTCCTTAACCACTCCAGGATGTCAGGAATCTGTAATGTGGTTTATTTTATCTGAGAAACTATCGATCTCAGAGCCACAG ttAAATGTTTTTAAGAATGTTGGAACGGAAAATGGCACGTTAAGCTTCAATTATAGACCAACTCAACCCCTTGAAGAGAGGACAGTGTACCATCATCTGGAGGGGTATTCTGCAGCATCCACCCTCCCATCTAATTTACTCTTGACCTGTCTCAGTTTATTATTATGTAAACTGTTGCACtcaaaataa
- the LOC114872275 gene encoding uncharacterized protein LOC114872275, with translation MHQFKLSFQYNYLSVRLQFDIWSFNHSSTIKTAVENHLIFRLKKNFKRLPFPEPRNPKEPQNLTLSDARLVGGKLRITLRWVKPTSDVPITFYKVFWSRLVHGPTNDSILVYHRTVLKTPHLDIWRLRSECTYNVNVRNIFDDESSDKHGTSIEFFATGCQKEYDQKEKKYSKDKIIQCKNKSLRSKRYFTGLSLI, from the exons ATGCATCAATTCAAACTTTCCTTTCAGTATAATTATTTGTCAGTGCGGTTGCAGTTTGATATATGGTCCTTTAATCATAGTTCTACAATCAAAACAGCTGTAGAG AATCATTTGATATTCCGTTTGAAGAAGAATTTCAAGCGTTTACCATTTCCAGAACCAAGGAACCCTAAAGAACCGCAGAATTTAACTTTGTCCGATGCAAGATTGGTCGGTGGAAAATTGCGAATTACTCTCAGATGGGTTAAGCCAACCTCGGACGTGCCGATAACATTCTACAAAGTATTTTGGAGCCGCCTTGTACACGGTCCGACCAACGATTCCATTCTCGTTTATCACAGGACGGTCCTGAAG ACACCGCATTTGGACATATGGCGACTCCGAAGCGAGTGTACGTACAACGTGAACGTACGGAACATCTTCGACGACGAAAGCAGTGACAAACATGGCACCAGCATCGAGTTCTTTGCTACCGGCTGTCAGAAGGAGTATGATCAGAAGGAGAAGAAATATtcaaaggataaaataatacagtGTAAGAATAAATCGTTGAGAAGTAAACGGTATTTTACTGGTCTATCACTGATATAA
- the LOC114872252 gene encoding uncharacterized protein LOC114872252, with translation MNFLTLSRLNEFMNIISGNMLPVTSKKTNLPINLKIYWVIVWMIQLSYLTACILGIHYVPAENSLKDSTVAMAVTVEAITLSVYMNSRKNLLRQLIEQLNDTLKEGDEMLRTITMETVKPLQKVLKMYAIGLIGSVNIWVLLQFVKMTRKEFYYVDYRVPAVFSAEPFSINVFLAGGMLVCMGITYATAKKVSLDLYMIHLIRLMTAQYKYLRIRFAMILRHNLENVEENVWQSVSWMEEQKVKQEMRMLTYRHESIIKMATILKKVLAPNIGVLYINNVFRLSFLSIMFVMTSATEMEKYLIISYSIAALIQLYMLCFSIQELFEASIAVADDAFYEKWCVYDISLIRATAIMTLGSKIECKLSSVRSIDLTLPSFMSILNQAYSVCLLFLKAR, from the exons ATGAATTTTTTAACTCTAAGTCGCCTAAACGAATTCATGAACATAATCTCTGGGAACATGTTACCAGTAACCAGCAAGAAAACAAATCTACCCATTAATTTGAAGATCTATTGGGTGATAGTGTGGATGATACAGCTGTCATACTTAACAGCCTGCATTCTCGGGATCCACTACGTGCCGGCAGAGAACTCTCTGAAGGATAGCACTGTAGCAATGGCGGTCACAGTGGAAGCCATTACACTAAGTGTTTATATGAACAGTCGTAAAAACCTTCTACGACAATTAATCGAGCAACTGAATGATACCTTGAAGGAAGGCGATGAGATGCTAAGAACCATCACAATGGAAACTGTGAAGCCATTGCAGAAGGTATTGAAGATGTACGCTATTGGTCTCATCGGTTCTGTTAATATTTGGGTACTTCTGCAGTTCGTTAAAATGACCCGAAAAGAATTCTATTACGTGGATTATAGGGTGCCTGCTGTATTTTCTGCAGAGCCATTTTCGATCAACGTATTCTTAGCAGGTGGAATGTTGGTGTGTATGGGTATCACGTACGCCACTGCTAAAAAAGTTAGTCTCGATCTTTATATGATACACTTGATTCGGTTGATGACAGCACAATATAAGTATCTGAGGATCAGATTCGCAATGATTCTTCGACATAACCTAGAAAATGTGGAGGAAAATGTTTGGCAGAGCGTGTCTTGGATGGAGGAGCAGAAGGTTAAGCAGGAGATGAGGATGCTGACTTATCGTCACGAAAGTATAATTAA AATGGCTACCATACTGAAGAAGGTCCTAGCACCTAACATCGGAGTTCTTTATATCAACAATGTTTTTCGGTTGTCTTTCCTAAGCATTATGTTCGTAAtg aCTTCTGCGAcagaaatggaaaaatatcTGATCATATCGTACTCAATTGCTGCATTGATTCAACTGTACATGTTGTGCTTCTCGATTCAAGAATTATTCGAAGCG aGTATAGCAGTGGCTGACGATGCATTCTATGAGAAATGGTGCGTTTATGACATCTCCTTAATACGCGCAACAGCCATTATGACTCTCGGCAGCAAAATAGAATGCAAATTGTCCAGTGTACGAAGCATTGACCTAACCTTACCATCCTTCATGTCG ATTCTGAATCAAGCATACTCGGTCTGTTTATTGTTCTTAAAAGCAAGGTGA
- the LOC114872250 gene encoding anosmin-1 has translation MGGSRVVETNGVGRRSRRSAREAREESISPISVRTVRRDRLRLWFSCFVARHDRTRRDPSAYFVKTFRPMGYGRFRRCLPPLLTYGSPSPPPMTLPVGSCYTVKSRVHRSLPAVLKKWWLWWLLLPGCLASWTKYIEEYDSIRVARCDAYCGSNYPEKCMENCLASNYTKPGYCPDKASMSLFEAVCLVACTDDSRCPDLAKCCRHDCGVTCMHPLGLDNRTDLPPIPENLQIRQQKNNLVLLTWHNSKGQCLNSSLDKNIRYLVEERHLLGPRYLESRLSSWTVRHVSTKSHATLRERLKTGHWYQFRIAAINENGSRGYSQPSRPFKTREPRNPKEPQNLTLSDARLVGGKLRITLRWVKPASDVPITFYKVFWSRLVHGPTNDSILVYHRTVLKDKTCYELKNLELKCQYFLQVQAVALYGSRRLTSRKASKVFNSTDYMAYANVGRRSRRCERYQTGLHVRRMTCHCEEVKVRLVWPTNRDVKAYNVSWREESCSSLQENHAAHRKKASWKVVQTPHLDIWRLRSECTYNVNVRNIFDDESSDKHGTSIEFFATGCQKEYDQKEKKYSKDKITQCKNKSLRSKRYFTGLSLI, from the exons ATGGGTGGTAGCAGGGTGGTGGAAACGAATGGCGTGGGTCGGCGTAGTAGGAGAAGTGCCAGGGAAGCAAGAGAGGAAAGTATAAGCCCGATCTCAGTTCGAACGGTTCGCCGCGATCGGCTTCGTCTCTGGTTTAGTTGCTTCGTTGCACGGCACGATCGCACACGAAGAGATCCTTCCGCTTACTTTGTCAAGACGTTCCGTCCGATGGGATACGGCCGCTTCCGGCGCTGCTTGCCGCCTCTTCTAACATACGGAAGTCCTTCGCCACCCCCGATGACTCTACCCGTTGGCTCCTGTTACACCGTGAAATCACGCGTTCATCGCTCGTTGCCAGCAGTCCTAAAAA AATGGTGGCTTTGGTGGTTACTTTTGCCAGGATGTCTTGCCTCGTGGACAAAGTACATTGAAGAATACGATTCCATCAGAGTAGCTAGATGCGACGCTTATTGCGGTAGTAATTATCCAGAAAAA TGCATGGAGAATTGCTTGGCATCCAATTACACGAAACCTGGTTACTGCCCTGATAAGGCGTCCATGTCACTCTTCGAAGCTGTTTGCTTAGTGGCATGCACCGACGATTCCCGTTGTCCAGACCTAGCAAAATGCTGCAGACACGATTGCGGTGTCACTTGTATGCACCCCCTTGGCTTAGACAATAGAACTG ATCTACCTCCAATTCCAGAGAATCTCCAAATCAGACAGCAAAAGAACAACTTGGTTCTTTTAACTTGGCACAACTCTAAAGGACAATGCCTTAATTCATCTTTAGATAAGAATATTAGGTACTTGGTGGAAGAACGACATCTACTTGGACCAAGGTATCTGGAATCTAGATTGAGTTCCTGGACGGTTCGGCACGTTTCGACAAAGTCCCATGCAACCCTTCGTGAACGATTGAAAACTGGACATTGGTATCAATTTCGTATAGCGGCTATTAATGAAAATGGATCACGGGGGTATTCTCAACCATCGAGGCCTTTCAAAACTAGAG AACCAAGGAACCCTAAAGAACCGCAGAATTTAACTTTGTCCGATGCAAGGTTGGTCGGTGGAAAACTGCGAATTACTCTCAGATGGGTTAAGCCAGCCTCGGACGTGCCGATAACATTCTACAAAGTATTTTGGAGCCGCCTTGTACACGGTCCGACCAACGATTCCATTCTCGTTTATCACAGGACGGTCCTGAAG GACAAGACTTGCTACGAACTGAAGAACTTGGAACTGAAGTGTCAGTACTTTCTTCAGGTCCAAGCGGTCGCCCTGTACGGAAGTCGTCGATTGACATCGCGAAAAGCGTCGAAAGTCTTCAACAGCACCGACTACATGGCATACG CCAACGTGGGGAGACGTTCTCGCAGGTGTGAGCGATATCAAACCGGCCTTCATGTGCGACGTATGACCTGCCACTGCGAAGAGGTCAAGGTACGTCTGGTTTGGCCAACGAACCGTGATGTTAAGGCATACAACGTATCCTGGAGGGAGGAGTCCTGTTCGTCCTTGCAGGAAAACCATGCAGCCCATCGGAAGAAGGCTTCGTGGAAAGTTGTCCAG ACACCACATTTGGACATATGGCGACTTCGAAGCGAGTGTACGTACAACGTGAACGTACGGAACATCTTCGACGACGAAAGCAGTGACAAACATGGCACCAGCATCGAGTTCTTTGCTACCGGCTGTCAGAAAGAGTATGATCAGAAGGAGAAGAAATATTCGAAGGATAAAATAACACAGTGTAAGAATAAATCGTTGAGAAGTAAACGGTATTTTACTGGTCTATCACTGATATAA